CAGGGAGACTCCAACAGCATCCAGAACCAGAGGATGATGCTGGAGAAGTACGCAAAGGACAATGGATTTGAGAATGTGAAATTCCTGTATGACGACGGTGCGTCCGGCACAAATTTCAACCGGCCTGCCTTTCAAGAGGCAATGGAGCTCATCGAAAACGGAGAGGTTGCAACCTTTATCGTCAAGGATATGAGCCGGTTGGGTAGGGAGTATTTAGAGGTCGGCAGGCTGACAGAAATCGTGTTCCCAAGCTACGGCGTGCGGTTTATCGCCATGAATGACGGCGTGGACAGCCTCTACGGTGATAATGAATTCACCCCGTTCAAAAATATCATCAACGAATGGTACGCGAAAGACTGCAGCAAAAAGGGAAAAGCCGCCGCTAAAATCAAAGCGGAAAGCGGAGCGAGGGTTGGCTCAAGACCGCCCTTCGGGTATCAGAAAGACCCTGCCGACCCCAAGCGCAAAATCATTCCCGATGAAGAAACCGCGCCCATTGTCAAGTACATTTTCTCTCTATGCATGAATGGAAAGGGCCCTACTCAGGTTGCGGTGCAGCTTCGAGAGGAGCAGATTCCCATCCCCGCCTATTACTATCACAAGAAAAACGGAGTCAAGATTGTCGGCTTCGATCCTGTCCAACCGTACTACTGGTCATCCACAACCGTAGGAAAGATATTGGAGGATGAGGTTTACCTCGGACACACCATCAACCTCAAATATACCACCTTGTCCTACAAAAACAAGAAACGTGTCAAGCGCCCTGTGTCGGAAAGAATTCGGATTGAGAACACTCACGAGCCGCTGATAGACCAGAGCACTTGGAATATCGTGCAGGACATCCGCAGGCACAAGCGCCGTCCGGCCAAGATGGCGGAGCAGAATATGTTCTCCGGACTGATTTACTGCAAGGACTGCGGAAAGGCGATGGTGCTCAGTCGGGCTCATACTATGGACGCAGTCAAAAACAACTTCCAATGCGCCACCTACAGGAAAAGAGGCAAGGAAACCTGTTCCGGGCATTACATCCGGGAATCCCAGCTCACCGCCATCCTTCTGGACGATCTCTGCAGGGTGACCCACTTCGCGAGGCAGAACGAACTGCTCTTCGCGAAACACATAACCCAAAAGAACGGCACTGAAATCCGACGTGAGATTGCCCGTGTCGAGCGTGAACTGGAATCGCTCAAACGGAGGGACACGGAGCTGAGCGCATTATTCAAAAGGCTGTATGAAGACAATGTTCTTGGCAAAATCCCAAATGAGGTGTTCCGAAAGCTCAGCGACGACTACTTTGCCGAGCAAAAAGAAATCCAGACCGCCATCCCGAAGAATGAGGGCGAACTGGAAAAGCTGAAGGGCTCGGTGGCCAATGTCAGCGCCTTCATTGAAAAGGCGAAGCAATATACGGAAATCAATGAGCTCACCGCTGAAATACTGAACCTCTTTATTGAGCGGGTGGAGGTCGGTGAACGTGAGGGAAAATGGTCTCACACTGCCCCGCAGGAAATCAATATTTACTACAGGGACATTGGCTTGATGGACAGCGTGACCGAACAGAAAACAGAGCAGGAAGCACAGGGCGATTCACCAGAGGTCGCATAAAACGGCAACGGCAGACAGCGGAAATCCACTGCCTGCCGATACATACCGCCCCACTTCACCACGGTTTAGAAAATGTCCCTATCACACCGTGGGGAAGGGGAAAGTATGTCTTTTCTGATGCCGATAAAGTATGGTATTATGAGTATAGGATTTCCGCTCTAATCAATTAGATAAATAAGAATTTAACGTAAAAATGAAAGGGTGGTAAAATTGGCTATAATCACACCGAATTTTAACTTTGCAGGTCGCTGTGAAGAAGCGGTCGCACTGTATCAAAAGGCTTTTAACGCAAAGGTTGGTTGTTTATTACGATATTCCGATGCCAATAAGTCTGATTGGAATAAAAAGTTAACACCGGAACAAGAAAATTATATATATCATGTGGAGCTTTTTATCGGCGATCAAAGAATTATGATGTGCGATAATATGGATGTTGACTTGGTAAAAAGTACGGCTCTTTCACTGACTGTCACATTCGATACTAAAGATGAAGTCAAACAAGCATATAATATTTTACGAGAAGACAGCGAGACAATCTATCAAATGCAGAGCACAACATATAGTTCTTGTATGGTTGTCTTTATTGATAAATTTGGTTTTCGATGGGGATTGATGACCGAACAAACAGAACGATAAATTTCCAGTTTGCCGGTCGGACTATAAGTAATGCCCTCCCATGCTGTCAAATCTTTTTTACATTGTTTCTCCAAAGAAACAGACAGATTTCTATAAAGAAATTTGTCTGTTTCTTTTTGCTTTTCGATAAACTATAATTAAAAAAAGGCTAATTATTTATTGAGTATATAGATAAACAGAAATTTATCGAATGCTCATAATTAATGATATAAGAGGAGAGAGCTAATATAATGGATTTAATTATCAAATACGGCTGGTATGCCTTGTTGATTGCTATTGTTGGGGAAATGCTTATACCAATTCTTCTTGCACCGTTTTATAAAGGGTATAACCATGCTACAATGGCAATTAGTACATTAGGAAATGTCAATAGTCCTGTTAGGCTACCGTTCAATTTATGGATGTTACTTGCCGGAATATTGTTTTTGGCAGCTACCCCTGCGATATATCACGCCTACTATCAGGTGTCAAAGCCTTTAACCACGGTATCCGTTTTATTTATTGCAGTTTTTGCTGTGGGGGCATGTATATTTACCTGCTTTTTCAGTGTCAACGAAACAAAGGATATGGTTACCTCCTCCTCAAAAATACATGGCGCTGGTTCGGCCATTGGTTTTATGCTGTTTTTATTTGTACCTCTGTTCATGGCAATACTCTCGTTCAAAACCAACGATAACATAACAGGAACACTATCTACTATTTCCTTTATGCTTGCTCTGCTGTTCTTCATATTGTTTATCATGGCAGATAAACCAGAATTGCAGCGAACATTAGTAGCGAAAGAGGGTTTATGGCAAAGACTGAATTTGTTGTTTATGTATCTACCACTTGGATACATTGCAGTAAGAAACATTTGGGGTCGGATTTAGCAGCGTCTGACTGAATACTTTGGTTTACATTATCCCAAAAATGTGAAGCTATCAATCCCAATTTATCATTCAGCCAATACACAATGCTTTGGCCGCCGGAAAAGTCTTTTCTCATTGTTATCACAAAAATAAAAAACATTCTTATCGAGTATCTTTTAATTTTATCTAAGGTACACGAGGGATGAACGGCCGAACCTGCCATATAGACAAGGGTCGCAGATACGACTAGCAGAAAAACAATTATCTTTCATTGTGATTTATCTTGGTTACCGTTTAACTTTAAATTTACTATAGTTATTATATATCCAAATTAGGGTATATTAAAATTTAAGCTTAAATTAAAGGAGGGTTTATCTATGAACAAGTTTATTTTCAATGATTATTTTCATGAGCCTGAGGGAAAAATCGCCAAGCGGATGCTTTTCAAAAGCGATAATGTAATTGCCTTTGTTCTAAACATTGCAAAAGGAGAAATACTGCCGGGACACACACATCTGGAATCAACCCTTTTCCTGCAGGTTATGGAGGGTAGTGCCAAGGTTGTCACGGACGGCACTGAAACCTTATTGCAAGTAGGCGAGTTAATGCAGGTTGACGGGCAGGAAAGCTTGCAGGTTATAAATATCGGCGAAGAGGTCCTGCGCCTTTACGTCACAATTTCACCAATGGGTTCAGAGGCCTTTGCAACAGACGCAAATGTTTAATGATTTATTTTTATCATTGCTGTGTGAAAAACTTTTTCACCATTTATACCCCTTATTAAAGTTGACAAAATGATTTGCTCTTCACTCTAAAATGCCTAAGCTTTGTAAAAACCTTTTATGCAATGGGCGAGAATCTTTTTTATACTATTAATTCAGACGAAAACATATCTTCCGCCAACGGGAAGTCATATGTTTTTATGCAGTAAAGTGTAATATGATGAATTCAGTTTATTACATGATATAAAAATAGGAATTTATCAAGTAGTTTGAACGGCGGATTATTTATATACTATAATCTTATAGACGAATAAGAATTGACCGAACTATTTTGACTAAGGATTTTATATGCTGGAGGGATAGCTACGGAAAATCCTTACATTTTACAATTCGCAGAACTTAACGATGTTGATAATTGGATGGATATGATTTGTATTGTAAAAAATAATTTCCCCGGACTCATTTTGAATGAATACAGAAAGATACTTGAAAAGAATATCTCTCGCCAGACAGCATTATGCGTAAAATATTATAATCAAATTGTAGGTATCCTGTTATTCTCGAATAATAATAGCTGCTTATCCTGTATGGCTGTTCATCCTCTGCACAGAAAAAAGGGAATTGGTTCAGCCCTTGTAGAAAAAATGATTTCGTTACTTCCAAACGATGTGGATATTTGGGTATCCACATTCAGAGAAGACGATAAATTAGGCGATGCGCCGAGAGCCCTATATCGAAAGTTTGGCTTTACAGAAGATGAACTGATTATGGAATATGGCTACCCAAACCAAAGATTTGTCCTGCGAAGATAATAAGAAATGTGAAAGTACCAAAATAAAAAAGCCAATAAATTTTAATATAAAATTTATTGGCTTTTTATTTTGCATTAGAGTCTAAAAAGGAGCAAAAACGTCAAAAGCCTTTTCGCTTCTTTTAGCTGTAATAACGAGGGACAATCTTTAAAATCACCTTTATGGAAGTGAGCTTAAAGCCGCCTTATAAAATAATCCCTAGAGCATGTTTTGAAACCTAAGTATTGTGGTAAAAGTAACCAAATATGATATGCTAAAGCCTATGAGAAGACACGAAAGAACTCAAAGAAAAACTGACTGGTGGCTTTATAAGGAACGGCATCTCTTAGAAAACCTTTTTCTTAAACTCAAAAATTACCGTCGTTTTGCTACTCGTTATGAAAAACTTGCTTCTTCCTTTTATTCTGTTTCCTATCTTTCCTGCATTCTCCTTTGGTTATTTTGATGGTTTCAAAACATGCTCTAGGACGAAATTAATTTTATGCTGCTTCCTGTGTTATTCTTTTTAATGATAATCTGCTTATCAATTCTTTCCTTCAGCTCGCTTACATGGGAAATGATACCCACAAGGCGGTTTCCTTCGGCAAGGCCTGCCAGGGTATTAATGGCCTGTTCCAAAGATTCCGTATCTAAAGCACCGAAACCCTCATCTATAAATAATGCGTCAAGCTCCACGCCTCCGGCGTATCTTTGAATCACATCTGAAAGACCCAGGGCAAGGGATAAGGCGGCCTTGAAGGATTCTCCGCCGGACAGGGACTTTACGGAACGAATCCTTCCTGTGTAATTATCCATTACGTCAATTTCCAATCCTGTTTGAGAACGAAGATCGGCGGAGTCCTTCTTTCTTAAAAGCTCAAACCTGCTATTGGTCATAATACTTAGCCGTTTATTGGCTTCAATCAGAATTTGGCTAAAGTAGGCCGCCTGAACGTATTGCTCAAAGGCGATTTTCTGTTTTCCTGCCAATTCACCGTTGGCGGTTTTTGAAAGACTGCTTACTAAAAGATATTCCTTCTGATAATGCAAATAATCGGGGATTGCTTTTTTAAGCGCATGATATAAGGGCTCGTTTATCCCAAGACGGGCAACGATTTTATGAATCTCTTCTTCTATGCCCTTTTTTTCTTTTTCTAATAATTCTTTTTGGGTATTGAGGTCTTTTATATCTTTTTTTGTTTTATTTTCCGTTTCTTTCGAAAGCCTTAAAATATCTTGATTCACAGCCCTAACTTCATTAATGTAATTTTCTATGGCGGTTTTAAGCTCTTCTATTTTTTCCTGAGTAATTTTTGAATCGAAATAGCTTTTTTCGTCGAAAAATCCGCATTCCTTTAATTTATTTATATAAATTTTAAAATCTATCTCTTTTAACTTTATTACTTCCTCAAGTCTTTTTATTTTTTCAGATAAAACAGCACTGCTTCCTTCAAGCTTATTTTTCCATTCATAATATTCTTCTTCCGATCTTTTAAAGAATGCCTTCATATGAGATAATGTTAAAGACCATGCTTTAGCTTTTTCTTCTGCATCTTTTTTATCCTTATATTCCAGTGTGTCTTTCAGGGTTTTAAGCTCCCCTTCTTTACTGGAAAGTGTAAGAGCAATTTCCGAATAAGTCTTTTCGCTCTTATGGATCTCTTCTTCTGTGGATTTAAAGGCTTCATCAGATTTTATTAAATGCCTTTTATATTTTTCCTTTAAAGAAATTAATTTTTCGATCTCTAGGGCTAAGACATCATTCTTCTGCTTTTCTTTTAGAGCTTCCGCTATTTCTGCTTGAAGCATATCGGCCATTTCTGAAACTGAATTGATATGGTCTATAGTGTCAAAATGACCTTTCGCCAAGTCTTTAAGCTGGGTACTATTAACAGTGATTTCCGATATTTTTAAGGCGGATTTTTCACTTGCATTTTGCATGTAAGTTCTTGCATCGTCTAATTTCTTTTTTAATAACTTTAATTCATCTTCTTTGGGAGCGTCAAAAGACAATACCGCTTTTTTAGGATGGGTTTTTGAACCGCATACGGGGCATGGCATATTTTCTTTAAGCCTTTCGGCCAAAAGTCCTGCCTGCTCCTTAAAAAATAGACTTTCTTTTTCTATGTATTCATTATTTAATAAATCATAATCCTTTTGAGCATTAATAAACTTATTTTTCAGGTCTTTACTTTCATTTTTTAATACATTGATTTTTTTAATAAGCTCCTTTAAGTTTTCAAGACCTGCAAGCTCTTTATTAAGCTCTTTTGATTTCTGGGTACAGTTTGCCCACTGAACCTCTATACCTTCCATTTCTTTTAAGTCATTATTCAGCTTATCTATATATTCAATGATTTTCTGCTTTTTTTCTTTTAGCTGAGATAAAGTTTCGTTCAATTCTTCTTTTTTTAATTTAATAGTATTTATTTCTTTTTTCAAAAGAGCCAGACGGTCATATTGGGGAATGCTTTTGGTTAACCTGTCTATTTTCGAGGATAGGCCTTCCCTCTCCGATTCTTTATTCTTTTCTTCTTCATAGACCTTTTGTTTTTCCTTTAGTTCAATAGATAATTTATCAATACTGTCAGTGAGAATGGAAATATCATTTTTTAAATCTTTTTCTTCCTTCAAGGTCCTTTGATATTCTGCTTCTAAAGGATATACGGTATATAAAGCCTTTTCCCCGTTATTAAGAAGATTTTTACGGGCATTGTGTTCTTCAATGGATTTATCAAGGGATTCTTTCTTTTGAAACGCTTCCTCAAGCTTTTTGAAGGTTTCGTTTATATATTGGGCCTCCGTTATGAGTGAAATACAGGCGGAAAGCTTTTTATCAAGCATTCCTCCCCTTAAGGCCATGTTTTCTTTTTTCTCCTTATCTGTTTGAATTAATTGATTTAAAAGCCCTAATATTTCTTCCGAATCATGGATACTTAAAGCATTTATTTGGCCTTTAATATCCTCCCAGTTTTCTTCAGAATAAGATATGGAAGCTATATATTGAAGAATGCTTTGTTCAAAGGATTCACAGCTTTTCTTTAGTTCTCTTTCTTTTTCTTTAAAGAGCCTTTGAAACTGCTGAAAAATATCCGTATTGAAAATCCTTCTGAAAATATCCCCTCTGTCCTTGCTGTCTGCAAGAAGAAGCTGGATAAACTCCCCTTGGGCAATCATTGCTATCTGCTTAAACTGCATATAGGTAATCCCCAGAATACTTGCGATTCTTGCAGTAACTTCTCTGTATCCTGTAATAATATCTCCTTCAGGCAGTTTAAGCTCCGCATCGGCATTTTCCGTCGTTAAACCTTCTCCGCTTTTTTTAGGCCTATTGTATCTTGGATTTCTTCTTACTGTATAAATCTTATTTCTGTGGGAAAATGTAAGTTCCACATAGGTTTTAACAGAAGCATCGGCAAAATCGCTTCGTAATGTATCAGCCGTTCTTACTAAGCCGCTTGCCTCCCCAAAAAGAGCAAATGCAATGGCATCGAATATGGTAGTCTTTCCGGCCCCTGTATCTCCTGTAATGAGAAAAAGCCCCTGGCCGCTCATCTCATAAAGATGAATCACCGTCTTTTCAGCATAAGGGCCAAAAGCACTCATTTCTATTACTAAAGGCTTCATATTTCAATTCCTCCTGCCTTTTCCAAAAGCCTCTCTATGATTTTAATCTCTTCTTCAGATAATTTTTTATTATTTTGTGCTTCATAGAACTCTTCAAATAAATCCAAAGGGCTTTTGCTTTCTATTTTTTCAGAAGATAGTTCCTCAAAAGAAATATTGCTTCTGCTTCTTTTATTGTCAAAATCCAGAATCATTATATTAGGATAAACTTGGCGGAGCTTCCCTAAGGCGTCGTAAATTTCATCTTCATCGGTAATGGTTGCGTGAATATAATCTGTTGAGCCTTTATAATCTTCTTTGCCTATTTTAATGAGTTCATTGATGGGACCTTTTATTTCTCTTAAATCCCGTAAGGGTAAAAGCGGAATTAAGTCTATTTTTACATTCCCCTTTTCTTTTATTTCAAGAACCGTGACAGACTTATGATGGCGGGCCTCGGAAAAAGAATATTTGAGGGGGGAACCTGCATACCTTATTTCGTCTCTCCCTATTTTTTGAGGTCTATGAATATGGCCAAGGGCTACATAATCAAAATTACGAAACAAAGAGGCATCTACATTATCAAGCCCTCCAAGGGAGATATTTTCAGAATCCGATCTTTCAGGAGAAACTCCTCCGCTTGTAACAAACTGATGGGCTACCAGAATATTTCTTTCATCCATGGATATTTTTTCATTTGAAATTATTACATTTACAGCATCGTTATAGGATTCAATCTCTTCATCATAATAAGCTCTTACAACCGCAGGCTTTACAAAAGGCAGCAAATAAACATGAAGGGGGCCGTATTCATCTTTAAGAGTTATTTTATTCATTTTTCCATCGAATACCCCTGCGATATAAAGCCCGCTCTTTTTCAGTATCCTGCTTCCAAAGCTCAACCGCTCGGGGGAATCATGATTCCCGCTGATTATAAAAACAAACTCTGCTAAAGAAACAAGCTTCGTAAGAAAATCATCAAAAAGCTCCACGGCTTCTCCCGAAGGCTGGCTTTTATCATATACGTCCCCTGCTATAATAATCCCTTTCGGCTTTTCAGACTCTATGACTGAAATCAATTGTTCCAATATATATTTCTGATCTTCTATCATATTAAACTCATTTACTCTTTTTCCTATATGTAAATCTGCAATGTGAAGAAATTTCATCTTTTTTCTCCTATGATATATTTATATAAAATTTAAGATATACAAAGCAAACATGAAAACGATACAAGCAAAAGCTTATAAATAATCGTTAAAGGAGTATCTCCTTATAGTTATAATCAAATTAAATAATGATGCTTCCGGTCTTTTATGGGGCGAAGCCTGTTAGGCATACATCCTGCAGGTATATACAGCCCTAAAATTCGTTAAGACGAATACTTCATAGGTAAACGCCCAAGAACATAAGGCCTAAGAGTCCACGTTCCACAGCTTAGGTACAGATATATAATTATAATAAGCAAACTTGTTAGGCAGAGTCTGAAAATAATCAAACCGACAAGAATATATAGTAAATTTAAAGTTAACCCGTAAGAAAGTCACATATCGCTTAAATTTATATGAACTAGCGGCATTGTCAATTTGCTTTTCTATTATTTTTATGTCCTCTAAAACCAAATGCCTATAAAAATACAAAAGCAAATTAACTATACCCAGACTGAAAAACGCGTTATAGAAGAAATAGAATAAATGGTCTTTTGCAAAACTGCCTCTATTTGATTTTATAGATTGAAAGCCTTATGCTCTATTGCAGTACAAATTTATTTTTTGTTCGGTAACCATGAGTCTTAAGGAAATAGGCTTTTATTTCTTCTTCGTTTACTATAAAATAAACTAAAGTTTATTTTATAGTAAACGCCAAAAATACGTTTATAAGCTTTAAAGCCGGAAATATTATTTGCAAAAAAACGTGAACTTGAGTGGAATCGGAAAAAGGTCTGAACAGCCAGAAGCTGGATTTTGCCAAGCAAAATTTCTGAGGAAAAAAACCAGAAATACTGGAACTATTTCGAGTATTTTTGACGATGAAATTGCGTTTCCATGGCAAATTAGGCTAGGCTTCGGACTTTTCAGGCACGCCCTAATTATAGTAATATTAATTCTAATGGTTTTTAAAATTAGGCTAGTCACAGAATATTTTACATGAAAGCAAAAACTTAGACGGGATAATCAAAAAATCCCACGGCATTAAGTATGGCTTTTACGAAAAAATTCTTTTTCAGCGATGATGTTATACCTTCGTGTAAAAATAAACTAGGTTTTAAGTTTTCAGCATCCTAAGAACTATTATAGCAAAATTTATGATAGATAGTAAAATTACTTTGGCTCTATTTATTCTATAATGACATCATACTCAATTCGGTAAAATATAAAGCACTCAGTAAAGTTAGTTTAAGTTTATTTACTGTATAATGATATCCTCTATCTGCTGTACCCAGTAAAATCACTCAATTTTATTTGTTATATAATGACTTTAAGTAAATTAGATATATGGTTAAATTTTTTAGAGAATAGCCTGAAATAATAAGGTCATAAGATTAAATAAGCTTAAAAATAAGTTTATTTAGTGTTCATATAAGGAATATATTATTGAGCTTTGAAAGCATTTAAAGTTTAATAATTATTGTTTGATAAGAATAAATTCCTAAGAAAAACGGAGAAATCATATTTAATTTTTTCCTTATAAAACAATTCAAATATAAATTTAGTATTTGATTTTACCAGATTCATATGATAAAATGTCTTAGTCAACTGAAATGTACTCTTAGAAATATTAAATTAGTTATAACGAGCCAAACCTAAAAACCACTTAATTATTTTTTCTAAAAACGTCGGAAGCTGCGAGTTTCCATGAAATTAGAGGATTTTGGAAATTTAGCTTTTTACTGATTTCTACGGTTTTTCCACACTTTGCCTTGGCTTCTTACGCGGGGCTTGATGTATTAAAATAAATATGGAGGCGTATCGAAGTGGTCATAACGAGCCTGACTCGAAATCAGGTTGTCCTCACGGGCACGTGAGTTCGAATCTCACCGCCTCCGCCAAACAAAAGACATAGCTTTCCTCTAAGGAAAGCTATGTCTTTTGTTTGGCGGAAAAATGTGATACTATGGCTCCAAAAAACATGTTAATATAAATAGGTAAATAGAACTTATTACACAATCTAATTACACAATCTAAATGAGGTGTCCCGATGGATAAAAGTACGGAAAAAATGCTTTATACTGAATATGGAATACAGGTGCGGTCTTTACAGCAAATTCCTGCAGGCTGGTCAGCATCTGCATGGAAAGTACATTCTGATTGCGGCGACTATTTTTTGAAAGTGTATGACAAGCATAACCCCTCCACAAAAAATTGGGTTGCTAGAATCGACAGTTATATGCCGGTTGTTCTGTGGTTACATGAACATACAAAACTACAAAAGAAAATGATCGCGCCGGTTCTAGCCAGAGATAAAACTTTTAAAAAAGAGGATTCATCTTTTCTATACATGGTATTTCCTTTTATCGAAGGCTCAACCATATGCAGCGAAAAATTAAAGCTTCAGCAGATACGGGAAATTGCGCAGATTCTTTCCGAATTGCATTTTTATGGTGCTGAGATACCTGTATCTGTAAATGACTTGCTCGAAACCTTTGATATTTCATTTTGTTCAACCTTGGCCAACCGGCTTGGGACAATTCATACTTCTATTTATTTGCAAAAAGTGCTAAAGCCCTATATAACAACACTTACTCAGGCGGCAGAAGTACTTCAAAATTTGGCACTCCTGCTACAAAATACTAAAATGCGGTATGCCCTGTGCCACACAGATATTCATGGCTGGAATCTGATACAATCTGAAAATCTTATCCTGATTGACTGGGAGGGATTGAAACTGGCTCCTGTAGAAGCCGACCTCTTTTCATTTACCGAAACTTTCTTCTTTGGCTACGCATGGGAAGAGTTCATGACCATTTACCGTACCGCACACAAGGATTATCAGATTAACACCGATATAATGCATTTTTACAGATTGCGGCGCAGGCTGGAAGATATCCATGAGTTTGTCGAAAGCATCCTGTTTGACAACCTCACACAGGTTGATATGAATCGATCACTTCGTTATCTAAAACAGGAATGTGAGCTGCTGAATGCTGTACTCTGACAGGGAAGGCCTGCCTCATAAATTCCAATTTGCTGTAACCCAGTCCGCATGATTTTACCTGACAGTAAAAACCTTTTTTATCATAGTTCTAAAAAAGACATAGCTTCTGTCTGGGGGAGGTCATGTCTTTTTTATGCAGTAAAATTTTATTATGAATTTAATATTTATTTAATCCCACAGGCAAACAGGAATCTCAGCGCTATTCCTCAGAACAGTAATCATTTTGCAGTATTTTTAATGCATCATTGAATTCCTCTGCAGTCTTTTTATCATTTTATTCAGAGCACCAGATTGACGGTCAAATCTATCGGCAAATATGGAAAACCCAAGCAATATCCCATAGAAACACTTGTGAGTATTCCCTCAAAATAGAGAATCGACAGTAATACAATACCGTTCACTAACTGTTCCCATACCGAGCATTTTGGTAAGTGCCACAAATATGATTATCAGAAGTTATTTTTCTGTAAAAAGATTTGCCGGAATAGTCACAGGTATAAATCAAAATCCTCCTTACTTTTAGCCTAAAGCAAAAATATAAGACAAAAAATATAAAATATATTTTCCAAAGCCATTTTTAACATTGGTTAAAAACAGCTTTGTCTTTTTATATGCCTTAAAATAGTTTATTTTAGATTAATTTTTTATATAAATAGTAAATTCCTAGGAATAAACTTAAGCATCCTCCTTAAGCGTTTATCTCGCAGATGAGCCTGATTTAGCCGGACTTTGAAATTCGTAAGATAAAGCTCTGCATGCCAATTTTAAAATCTGCCTATATCAAATTCTCTTCCGATACAAAATAATGAAGTTCAAAATAAATTCGATACATAAAAACATAAATTCCATACATAATCTCTCGTAGACAGCAATATTACATGTATCTTTAATAAATATGCTATTCTCCGTTTCATTGGGTAATATTATAGCATCTGCTGTTTCGGCACCTCATTTGTCTATTATTGATATGTACATATATAAACAAGATTTCTGACATAATAACAATAGCACTTATCCAAACTACTATTTCTAAGTAAGCGTTACCCTTATGCAGGGAGGTACAAATGAATTATGTTAAGAATCGCCTTATGTGATGATAACAATAACGCAATAGATCGGTACGCAAGGCTCATTCTTCAAGTTGCTAAAAAAAACCAGATAGAGATTGAGCTTTCCAGCTTTAGCAGCGGAGAAGCATTGCTTTTTCAATATACTGACGCTCCCGAACAAGTGGATATTATCTATTTAGATATTATGATGGATAAAACAAATGGAATGGAAACGGCCCGCAAACTGCGGGATTGTCACTGTAAAGCCCAAATCATCTTCTTAACCAGTAGCGAAGAATACGTTTATGAGGCTTTTGACGTAAATGCAATTCACTATCTTTTAAAAGAAGACACAAGCATTGATAAATTTGAAAATGTTTTCCTTAAAGCGGCAGAGCTTGCGTTAAAAAAAGAGGACGAACGGTTTACATTTGAATTTGATGGTGAAACAGATGTAATCCCAATGGGGGAAATCTCTTATTTTGAAATTTGGCAAAGGCTTGTCACAGTACATTATGGCGCAG
This is a stretch of genomic DNA from Anaeropeptidivorans aminofermentans. It encodes these proteins:
- a CDS encoding cupin domain-containing protein yields the protein MNKFIFNDYFHEPEGKIAKRMLFKSDNVIAFVLNIAKGEILPGHTHLESTLFLQVMEGSAKVVTDGTETLLQVGELMQVDGQESLQVINIGEEVLRLYVTISPMGSEAFATDANV
- a CDS encoding VOC family protein — translated: MAIITPNFNFAGRCEEAVALYQKAFNAKVGCLLRYSDANKSDWNKKLTPEQENYIYHVELFIGDQRIMMCDNMDVDLVKSTALSLTVTFDTKDEVKQAYNILREDSETIYQMQSTTYSSCMVVFIDKFGFRWGLMTEQTER
- a CDS encoding recombinase family protein gives rise to the protein MKQANEKYTILYARLSQDDGSQGDSNSIQNQRMMLEKYAKDNGFENVKFLYDDGASGTNFNRPAFQEAMELIENGEVATFIVKDMSRLGREYLEVGRLTEIVFPSYGVRFIAMNDGVDSLYGDNEFTPFKNIINEWYAKDCSKKGKAAAKIKAESGARVGSRPPFGYQKDPADPKRKIIPDEETAPIVKYIFSLCMNGKGPTQVAVQLREEQIPIPAYYYHKKNGVKIVGFDPVQPYYWSSTTVGKILEDEVYLGHTINLKYTTLSYKNKKRVKRPVSERIRIENTHEPLIDQSTWNIVQDIRRHKRRPAKMAEQNMFSGLIYCKDCGKAMVLSRAHTMDAVKNNFQCATYRKRGKETCSGHYIRESQLTAILLDDLCRVTHFARQNELLFAKHITQKNGTEIRREIARVERELESLKRRDTELSALFKRLYEDNVLGKIPNEVFRKLSDDYFAEQKEIQTAIPKNEGELEKLKGSVANVSAFIEKAKQYTEINELTAEILNLFIERVEVGEREGKWSHTAPQEINIYYRDIGLMDSVTEQKTEQEAQGDSPEVA
- a CDS encoding DUF998 domain-containing protein, which produces MDLIIKYGWYALLIAIVGEMLIPILLAPFYKGYNHATMAISTLGNVNSPVRLPFNLWMLLAGILFLAATPAIYHAYYQVSKPLTTVSVLFIAVFAVGACIFTCFFSVNETKDMVTSSSKIHGAGSAIGFMLFLFVPLFMAILSFKTNDNITGTLSTISFMLALLFFILFIMADKPELQRTLVAKEGLWQRLNLLFMYLPLGYIAVRNIWGRI
- a CDS encoding GNAT family N-acetyltransferase, which translates into the protein MNEYRKILEKNISRQTALCVKYYNQIVGILLFSNNNSCLSCMAVHPLHRKKGIGSALVEKMISLLPNDVDIWVSTFREDDKLGDAPRALYRKFGFTEDELIMEYGYPNQRFVLRR